Proteins co-encoded in one Trueperaceae bacterium genomic window:
- the asnS gene encoding asparagine--tRNA ligase yields the protein MQRATISELSRFEGSEVQISGWLTGLRSSGKIAFLQLRDGTGFVQGVVVKNEVGDDTFELARGLTQESSVRVTGEVRADPRSPGGVELGVSAVELVSPAVDYPITPKEHGVDFLMERRHLYLRHKGPWAIMRVRDELERAIHDFFAEREFVRFDAPFFMPTAVEGTTNLFEIDLFGDDKAYLSQSGQLYGEAGAMALGAIYTFGPAFRAEKSKTRRHLLEFWMIEPEVAYLEHEGNVKLQIDLISYLVGRVLERRRNELEVLGRDVSKLEPTANGDFPRISYDEALELLRSKGEEIEWGDDFGAPHETMLGDQFDRPVVIEAWPTEAKAFYMEPLDGDPTRVKNNDMIAPEGYGEIIGGSQRIHDLDLLKQRIAQHGLPAEAFEWYLDLRRYGSVPHSGFGMGLERVLAWITGAHHLREVIPFPRMLTRLYP from the coding sequence ATGCAACGTGCGACCATCAGCGAACTCAGCCGCTTCGAAGGGTCCGAGGTCCAGATCTCCGGCTGGCTCACCGGACTGCGCTCCAGCGGCAAGATAGCCTTCCTGCAGCTACGCGACGGCACCGGCTTCGTGCAGGGCGTCGTCGTCAAGAATGAGGTAGGGGACGACACGTTCGAACTCGCCCGCGGACTGACGCAGGAGAGCAGCGTCCGCGTGACGGGCGAAGTGAGGGCCGACCCCCGGTCTCCAGGCGGAGTCGAGCTGGGCGTGAGCGCAGTGGAGCTGGTCTCCCCTGCCGTGGACTACCCGATAACGCCGAAGGAGCACGGCGTCGACTTCCTGATGGAGCGGCGGCACCTCTACCTGCGGCACAAGGGTCCCTGGGCGATCATGCGCGTGCGGGACGAACTGGAGCGGGCGATACACGACTTCTTCGCGGAACGTGAGTTCGTTCGCTTCGACGCCCCCTTCTTCATGCCAACCGCGGTCGAGGGCACCACCAACCTCTTCGAGATCGATCTGTTCGGTGATGACAAAGCCTACCTGTCGCAGTCGGGGCAACTGTACGGGGAGGCGGGGGCGATGGCGCTCGGCGCCATCTACACGTTCGGTCCGGCCTTCAGGGCAGAGAAGAGCAAGACCCGGCGGCACCTGCTCGAGTTCTGGATGATCGAGCCAGAGGTCGCCTATCTGGAGCACGAGGGCAACGTGAAGCTGCAGATAGACCTGATCAGCTACCTCGTGGGCCGGGTCCTCGAACGGCGCCGTAACGAGCTCGAGGTGCTGGGCCGCGACGTGAGCAAGCTTGAGCCCACGGCCAACGGCGACTTCCCGCGTATCAGCTACGACGAGGCGCTCGAACTGCTGCGTTCGAAGGGCGAGGAGATCGAGTGGGGCGATGATTTCGGTGCGCCGCACGAGACCATGCTTGGCGATCAGTTCGATCGACCGGTCGTCATCGAAGCCTGGCCCACGGAGGCGAAGGCGTTCTACATGGAGCCGCTCGACGGGGACCCGACGAGGGTGAAGAACAACGACATGATCGCACCCGAGGGGTACGGGGAGATCATCGGCGGGTCACAGAGGATCCACGACCTGGATCTGCTGAAACAGCGGATCGCCCAGCACGGACTGCCGGCCGAGGCGTTCGAGTGGTACCTAGACTTGCGCCGCTACGGCAGCGTTCCCCACTCCGGGTTCGGCATGGGCCTCGAGAGGGTGCTCGCCTGGATCACCGGAGCTCATCACCTGCGTGAGGTGATCCCGTTCCCGAGGATGCTCACCCGTCTCTACCCCTGA
- a CDS encoding Cof-type HAD-IIB family hydrolase, producing the protein MIPLVVLDLDGTLIDSSGQVDECVWDAVEELRSVGVKMSVCTGRPSAGVALRVAKRLGHRNPHIFQTGALISDPAGDTLHVAALRESVALQLVEYARELGYTLELYTPTTLYVERKTQISEAHAKMIGVTALVRDLAEVARIEPVVRAQWVVTSDQRAQVEGLPLPGAQLSSANSPALPNTAFVSVTREGVSKGSAVKLLAEMQGVPLRDVMAIGDSEGDVPMLEAVGHPLVMPSAPLAVRERFPVLAKSVEECGVVEALEKALTLERA; encoded by the coding sequence GTGATCCCGCTCGTGGTTCTCGACCTCGACGGAACCCTGATCGACTCCAGCGGTCAGGTCGACGAGTGCGTCTGGGACGCGGTGGAGGAGCTGCGCTCGGTGGGGGTGAAGATGTCGGTGTGCACCGGCCGGCCCAGCGCCGGCGTGGCGCTTCGGGTGGCGAAGCGGCTGGGCCACCGCAATCCCCACATCTTCCAGACAGGAGCGCTCATCTCGGATCCGGCCGGCGATACCCTGCACGTGGCGGCCCTGCGCGAGTCGGTCGCCCTCCAGCTCGTCGAGTACGCCCGGGAGCTCGGGTACACGCTCGAGCTCTACACCCCGACAACCCTCTACGTCGAACGGAAGACGCAGATAAGCGAGGCGCACGCGAAGATGATCGGGGTCACGGCTCTGGTGCGGGACCTGGCGGAGGTCGCCCGCATCGAGCCGGTGGTGAGGGCGCAGTGGGTGGTGACCTCGGACCAGCGGGCGCAGGTCGAAGGGTTGCCTCTTCCCGGCGCACAGCTATCCTCTGCCAACTCCCCCGCTCTGCCCAACACCGCGTTCGTGAGCGTCACCCGCGAAGGGGTTTCCAAGGGGAGCGCGGTGAAGCTGCTGGCCGAGATGCAGGGGGTACCGCTCAGAGACGTTATGGCGATCGGCGACAGCGAAGGGGACGTTCCGATGCTCGAAGCCGTCGGCCACCCGCTGGTGATGCCCAGCGCCCCACTGGCCGTACGGGAGCGCTTCCCCGTCCTGGCGAAGAGCGTCGAGGAGTGCGGGGTCGTGGAGGCCCTGGAGAAGGCGCTGACGCTCGAACGCGCCTGA
- the aspS gene encoding aspartate--tRNA ligase: MERTHQCGALRAEHQGSAVVLQGWVNRRRDLGGLIFLDLRDRTGLVQVVVEPDNSDAFEVAETVRSEYVLTVRGTVRLRPEGQRSEKLETGDVEVLVRELEVLAESRTPPFQVDGSIADQEVNEELRLRHRYLDLRRREAARPLLVRHRVSKAIWDYLDEQGFVQVETPLLTLSTPEGARDYLVPSRVEPGSVYALPQSPQLFKQMLMIGGFDRYFQIARCFRDEDLRADRQPDFTQLDIEMSFVDQEDVLTLNEGLMAHVVRAATGREIVTPFARLPYREAMDRYGSDKPDLRFGLPIEDASEIFRGGEFKAFAAAVDSGGSVKVLAVPATQAGELSRKALSELEEHAKRYGARGLGWLRRSGDGFSGPIAKFVERERERLADLAPHEGDLLLFVGAPWRTACTSLGAVRLELGRRLGLLDDEALNFLWVVDFPLLEQDEETGDWTYMHHPFTRPRAEDLERLESDPGSVRAWAYDLVLNGNEVGGGSLRIHRLDVQERMFAALGFSREEAQRRFGFFLEALSYGAPPHGGIAWGLDRLVMLLAGEESIRDVIAFPKNQRGVDPLTGAPAPADPQQLHELGLELIGERK; this comes from the coding sequence CGGCGCCGAGACCTGGGTGGTCTGATTTTCCTCGACCTGCGCGACCGCACCGGTCTGGTACAGGTGGTCGTCGAACCCGACAACTCGGACGCCTTCGAAGTCGCTGAGACGGTGCGCAGCGAGTACGTGCTCACCGTGCGCGGCACCGTTCGGCTTAGGCCCGAGGGACAACGGAGCGAGAAGCTCGAAACCGGCGATGTCGAGGTGCTGGTGCGGGAGCTGGAAGTGCTGGCCGAGTCCAGGACGCCGCCCTTCCAGGTGGACGGCAGCATCGCCGACCAGGAGGTGAACGAGGAGTTACGGCTGCGCCACCGCTACCTCGACCTGCGGCGTCGCGAGGCCGCCCGGCCGCTGCTGGTGAGGCACCGGGTTTCGAAGGCGATATGGGATTACCTGGACGAGCAGGGCTTCGTGCAGGTCGAGACGCCGCTGCTGACCCTGTCGACCCCGGAAGGAGCCCGAGACTACCTGGTCCCTTCACGTGTCGAGCCGGGCAGCGTCTACGCCCTGCCGCAGTCACCTCAGCTGTTCAAACAGATGCTCATGATCGGGGGCTTCGACCGCTACTTCCAGATCGCCCGTTGCTTCCGCGACGAGGATCTTCGGGCCGACAGGCAACCCGACTTCACCCAGCTCGACATCGAGATGAGCTTCGTCGATCAGGAAGACGTCCTCACGCTCAACGAGGGGCTGATGGCCCACGTGGTGCGGGCCGCCACCGGACGGGAGATCGTTACTCCTTTCGCCCGCCTCCCCTACCGGGAAGCGATGGACCGTTACGGCTCCGACAAGCCCGACCTGCGGTTCGGCCTCCCGATCGAGGATGCCTCCGAGATCTTCCGGGGGGGCGAGTTCAAGGCTTTCGCTGCTGCTGTCGATTCGGGGGGCAGCGTGAAGGTGTTGGCCGTGCCCGCGACCCAGGCGGGGGAGCTCAGCCGCAAGGCCCTGAGCGAGCTCGAGGAGCACGCCAAGCGCTACGGCGCCCGAGGTCTCGGCTGGCTCAGGAGGTCCGGTGACGGCTTCAGCGGGCCGATCGCTAAGTTCGTGGAACGGGAGAGGGAGCGACTCGCCGACCTCGCGCCGCACGAGGGCGACCTACTCCTCTTCGTGGGCGCGCCGTGGCGCACGGCGTGCACGTCCTTGGGCGCCGTGCGGCTGGAACTGGGCCGGCGGCTAGGCCTCCTCGACGACGAGGCTCTCAACTTCCTCTGGGTGGTGGACTTCCCGCTCCTCGAGCAGGACGAGGAAACTGGCGACTGGACTTACATGCACCATCCGTTCACGCGGCCCAGGGCGGAGGACCTGGAGCGACTGGAGAGCGATCCGGGTTCGGTGCGGGCCTGGGCCTACGACCTCGTCCTTAACGGCAACGAGGTGGGAGGAGGTTCTCTGCGCATCCACAGGTTGGACGTGCAGGAGCGGATGTTCGCCGCCCTGGGGTTCAGCCGGGAGGAGGCGCAGCGACGGTTCGGGTTCTTCCTGGAGGCGCTCTCCTACGGCGCCCCGCCGCACGGCGGCATCGCCTGGGGCCTCGACCGGCTGGTGATGCTCCTCGCCGGCGAGGAGAGCATCCGTGACGTCATCGCCTTCCCCAAGAACCAGCGAGGCGTCGACCCGCTCACGGGAGCGCCCGCTCCGGCCGACCCGCAGCAGCTCCACGAGCTGGGGCTCGAACTGATCGGGGAGAGAAAGTGA
- the purM gene encoding phosphoribosylformylglycinamidine cyclo-ligase: MDESSAYRRAGVDLDAASESLSAIEEAVTSTYDENVMAGLGAFGGLYALRDLPEGPILVASTDGVGTKTKVATATGRLDGLGEDLVNHCVNDILVQGARPLFFLDYIASSRLVPEQVAAVVASAARACRAAGVPLLGGETAEMPGVYEEGELDLVGTIVGLVARDRLVDGESVRPGDAILALASDGLHTNGFSLARAVLTGSFGERLGDSTVAEILLRPHRSYLAAVTPLLERPGLVKGMVHVTGGGLPGNLPRVLPSGQGARIETGSWPVPEIFELIASRGEVSQAEMHRVFNMGAGYLLIVDPDEVPAARELCPETLYRIGEVTEGSGVVLAR, translated from the coding sequence ATGGACGAATCTTCGGCCTACCGAAGGGCGGGAGTAGACCTGGACGCCGCCTCCGAGAGCCTCTCCGCCATCGAGGAGGCCGTCACGTCGACCTACGACGAGAACGTGATGGCTGGACTGGGTGCATTCGGCGGCCTCTACGCGCTGCGCGATCTGCCGGAGGGGCCCATCCTGGTCGCCTCCACCGACGGAGTCGGCACGAAGACGAAGGTCGCCACCGCTACCGGTCGTCTCGACGGACTGGGTGAGGACCTGGTCAATCACTGCGTCAACGACATCCTCGTGCAGGGCGCCAGGCCGCTCTTCTTCCTCGACTACATTGCCTCCTCTCGCCTAGTGCCGGAACAGGTGGCGGCCGTGGTGGCGAGCGCGGCGCGCGCCTGCAGGGCAGCCGGGGTGCCGCTTCTGGGAGGCGAAACCGCCGAGATGCCGGGCGTCTACGAGGAAGGCGAGCTGGACCTGGTGGGCACGATAGTCGGGCTGGTGGCGAGGGACCGGCTGGTGGATGGCGAGAGCGTCCGCCCCGGCGACGCCATCCTCGCGCTCGCGTCGGACGGCCTCCACACCAACGGCTTCAGCCTGGCGAGGGCGGTTCTCACCGGGAGCTTCGGAGAACGTTTGGGCGACTCCACCGTAGCCGAGATCCTCCTGCGGCCGCACCGTTCCTACCTTGCTGCCGTGACGCCGCTACTCGAGCGGCCAGGGCTGGTGAAGGGCATGGTCCACGTAACCGGGGGCGGACTGCCGGGGAACCTGCCGCGCGTCCTGCCCAGCGGACAGGGCGCCCGGATCGAGACCGGAAGCTGGCCGGTACCGGAGATCTTCGAGTTGATAGCGAGCCGCGGGGAGGTGAGCCAGGCCGAGATGCACCGGGTCTTCAACATGGGCGCCGGCTATCTGCTGATCGTCGATCCTGACGAGGTACCGGCGGCCCGAGAGCTGTGCCCCGAGACCCTCTACCGGATCGGCGAGGTGACCGAAGGCTCGGGCGTCGTGCTGGCGCGCTGA
- a CDS encoding N-acetylmuramoyl-L-alanine amidase, with product MKRLAPLLLLLLAAVASAQSLSVNGYEVPGLNLSLVEGVSYAPATAYAEALGASMTVDYGSGLVGLELGGRLVLLPTFTEIPEEGAYGFWQVNGEPRRARAAVFDDGVLFLPVAAVANALLGYTTYVPESDSVMVVLPRGRVESLDARRRGDSDRIVLTLSSNVPYALFYNEPVSSLELRFDRTESSGITALDDGRYFRRATVLDARGDAELRVVLEEDVDYSVYTVPDGRGYQLVVDLFPAQEEEVAQEPPPRVVINAAHGGDDRGMAVARGSESGQTLALSSELAEELRRRGLAVELTRREDHDLPLASRSGSGVGADLFLSLHVHPTPDGVISLYYLEEADGAAGLDMAVRQNAEEELQGSTDELRRRLLLNLVPDVEVGRRYAEGLRGELFASGGFLVAEPEPAPLAILAGAAGRGLLIELPAELTSQDASRQELVDTLAGAVATLLMSDEAGR from the coding sequence ATGAAGCGACTAGCCCCCCTGCTCCTGCTGCTCCTCGCCGCGGTCGCGTCGGCCCAGTCGCTCAGCGTCAACGGTTACGAAGTACCGGGACTGAACCTCTCGCTCGTCGAAGGCGTCTCCTACGCTCCGGCCACCGCCTACGCCGAGGCGCTGGGGGCAAGCATGACGGTGGACTACGGTTCGGGGCTGGTCGGGCTCGAGCTGGGCGGACGGCTCGTCCTCCTGCCGACCTTCACCGAGATACCGGAGGAGGGCGCCTACGGCTTCTGGCAGGTGAACGGCGAACCGCGGCGCGCTCGGGCAGCGGTATTCGACGACGGCGTCCTCTTCCTGCCGGTGGCGGCGGTAGCGAACGCCCTGCTGGGCTACACCACCTACGTCCCCGAGAGCGACAGCGTGATGGTAGTGCTTCCGCGCGGCCGGGTCGAGTCGCTCGACGCCCGCCGCCGCGGCGACTCGGACAGGATCGTTCTCACGCTCTCCTCCAACGTGCCCTACGCGCTCTTCTACAACGAGCCGGTCAGCTCCCTCGAGCTCCGTTTCGACCGAACCGAGAGCAGCGGGATCACCGCCCTCGACGACGGCCGCTACTTCAGGCGCGCGACCGTGCTGGACGCTCGAGGAGATGCCGAGTTGCGGGTCGTTCTCGAGGAGGATGTCGACTACAGCGTCTACACCGTGCCCGATGGCCGCGGTTATCAACTGGTCGTGGACCTCTTCCCGGCCCAGGAGGAGGAGGTCGCTCAGGAGCCTCCGCCCCGCGTCGTGATCAACGCTGCGCATGGCGGCGACGACCGCGGCATGGCGGTAGCGAGGGGGAGCGAGAGCGGACAGACTCTGGCCCTGAGTAGTGAACTGGCAGAGGAACTGCGCCGGCGCGGATTGGCTGTGGAGCTCACCCGCCGGGAGGACCACGACCTGCCGCTTGCGAGCCGGTCGGGCAGCGGGGTGGGCGCCGACCTCTTCCTCTCCCTTCACGTTCACCCGACTCCCGATGGGGTGATCTCGCTCTACTACCTCGAGGAGGCCGACGGCGCTGCCGGTCTCGACATGGCTGTGCGGCAGAACGCCGAGGAGGAGCTACAGGGGAGCACCGACGAGCTCAGGCGCCGCCTGCTTCTGAACCTGGTGCCCGACGTCGAAGTGGGCAGGCGTTACGCCGAGGGTCTTCGCGGCGAGCTCTTCGCCAGCGGAGGGTTTCTGGTTGCGGAGCCCGAGCCGGCCCCGCTGGCCATCCTCGCCGGCGCAGCCGGCAGAGGACTCCTCATCGAACTCCCCGCCGAGCTGACCAGCCAGGACGCCAGCCGCCAGGAGCTCGTTGATACGCTCGCCGGTGCCGTTGCGACCCTGCTTATGAGCGACGAGGCCGGGCGTTGA
- the smpB gene encoding SsrA-binding protein SmpB: MLQNRRASFDYELLEKYEAGIALTGPEVKSLRNGGGSIAEAYARVRGGEVYLEGMNIQPYKDASYNNEDPVRSRKLLLKRREIEEITRALERKGLTLVPTKLYFKDGWAKVSVALARGKKLHDKRRQQAEKDAKRQIERALSER, translated from the coding sequence ATGCTTCAGAACCGCCGCGCGAGTTTCGATTACGAGTTGCTCGAGAAGTACGAGGCCGGCATCGCCCTCACCGGTCCGGAGGTGAAATCGCTCCGGAACGGCGGAGGGTCGATAGCCGAAGCGTACGCGCGGGTTCGAGGCGGCGAAGTCTACCTCGAGGGGATGAACATCCAGCCGTACAAGGACGCCTCCTACAACAACGAGGACCCGGTCCGCAGCCGCAAGCTGCTTCTCAAGCGTCGCGAGATAGAGGAGATCACCCGCGCCCTGGAGCGCAAGGGACTCACGCTCGTGCCCACCAAGCTCTACTTCAAGGATGGCTGGGCGAAGGTGTCGGTCGCCCTGGCGCGAGGCAAGAAGCTGCACGACAAGCGCCGACAGCAGGCCGAGAAGGACGCCAAGCGACAGATTGAAAGGGCTCTCTCCGAGCGATGA
- a CDS encoding HAMP domain-containing sensor histidine kinase yields MSLRLRLTLFFSAFIAVILSAVALSVYALTERSLQTTIEERARQALIEIQRERYVNEGLAKLPGDIYYHVMLVSPPDEPVNSVNDIRYGVTYAQDPVHRFSLDARLTDHLSEADLQALVESGSVSTMARLENGENVLLTGRIFTVTEGVRDSSYRALVLVGVPTSEVNSTLNKLSSDLGITVVLAFIAFAIGVWLLSRQVLAPLQRVTHAAARVTGRDLSHRVPVPRSNDEIREMALTLNRMLDRLQESFETQRRFTADASHELRTPVTAIVGHSNYLLRRTNPDSDQKDSLTVIRREAERMAKLVNDLLELARADAGFSIDREPMNLLDVVEAVHMEVAPVAGNAEIVITSPQPLLQVNGDAARLKQVVLNLVQNALNAGATRVTISLMREKDRVRMEFLDNGPGIPEEALPHLFDRFYRVDGARSTRGNGSGLGLAIVRWIIHQHGGTVEVESRLGEGSVFTVSLPALDSKDSSETPPASRSGSENRTAQKAGRQ; encoded by the coding sequence ATGTCCTTGCGGCTACGCCTGACGCTCTTCTTCAGCGCTTTCATCGCCGTGATCCTCTCGGCGGTGGCGCTGTCGGTCTACGCTCTGACCGAGCGCTCGCTTCAGACCACCATCGAGGAGCGGGCCAGGCAGGCGCTGATCGAGATACAGCGGGAGCGCTACGTCAACGAGGGTCTGGCCAAGCTGCCCGGGGACATCTACTACCACGTGATGCTGGTCTCTCCGCCCGACGAGCCGGTGAACAGCGTCAACGACATCCGCTACGGCGTCACCTACGCACAGGACCCGGTCCACCGTTTCTCGCTCGATGCGCGTCTCACCGATCACCTCTCCGAGGCCGACCTGCAGGCCCTCGTCGAGAGCGGCTCGGTATCGACCATGGCCCGCCTGGAGAACGGCGAGAACGTCCTCCTCACCGGCAGGATCTTCACCGTTACCGAGGGAGTGCGTGACAGCAGTTACCGCGCCCTTGTGCTCGTGGGGGTTCCCACCAGCGAGGTGAACAGCACCCTCAACAAGCTGAGCAGCGACCTGGGCATCACCGTCGTACTCGCATTCATCGCCTTCGCCATCGGTGTCTGGCTGCTGTCGCGACAGGTTCTCGCCCCTCTCCAGCGGGTTACCCACGCGGCGGCCCGCGTGACCGGGCGCGACCTCTCGCATCGGGTGCCGGTGCCGCGCAGCAACGACGAGATCCGTGAGATGGCCCTCACCCTCAACAGGATGCTCGACCGGCTCCAGGAGTCGTTCGAAACCCAGCGGCGATTCACCGCGGACGCCTCTCACGAGCTGCGCACCCCCGTTACGGCGATCGTCGGTCACAGCAACTACCTGCTCAGGCGAACGAACCCGGACTCGGATCAGAAGGACTCGTTGACCGTGATCAGGCGCGAGGCCGAGCGGATGGCGAAGCTGGTCAACGACTTGCTCGAACTGGCCCGTGCGGACGCCGGCTTCTCGATCGACCGTGAGCCGATGAACCTGCTCGACGTGGTCGAGGCGGTGCACATGGAGGTCGCTCCGGTGGCGGGCAACGCGGAGATCGTCATCACCAGCCCCCAGCCGCTGCTGCAGGTGAACGGCGACGCCGCCCGCCTCAAGCAGGTGGTGCTCAATCTGGTCCAGAACGCGCTCAACGCCGGTGCGACCCGGGTGACGATCTCGCTGATGCGGGAGAAGGACAGGGTGCGAATGGAGTTCCTCGACAACGGCCCGGGGATCCCCGAAGAGGCGTTGCCTCACCTCTTCGACCGTTTCTACCGGGTGGATGGCGCGCGCTCGACGCGAGGCAACGGCAGCGGTCTGGGCCTGGCGATCGTCAGGTGGATCATCCACCAGCATGGCGGGACGGTCGAGGTCGAGTCGCGGCTTGGCGAAGGGAGCGTGTTCACCGTGTCTCTGCCCGCGCTCGACAGCAAGGACAGCTCAGAAACGCCGCCGGCTTCGCGGTCGGGGAGCGAGAACCGGACCGCGCAGAAGGCCGGCAGGCAGTGA
- the priA gene encoding primosomal protein N': MPLAVDVLFPLPLPPFRFLQPLDLEPGPVGARVAAPWQGGVRIGLVVGLEELSAGQLTDYREIISWLDREPFVAQAAPGLLLELARSSGAPAGVVLASLLPLGLREELVHEVSAVEGAQSPGLVTGEWVAAGILDAAELDLYRRQGMVRERVRQRERTVSRLVAAREPDEGLVGKAQANQLAALERLLDLESAASAADLARDAEVPVSAVRALVKKGYAEYRDLPAPPVALAPPPVAQPALEERGDTLPECPVVLISGGVRRQRLEALLPSLLADIEAGHSVLVLAPEGAFLSATASQLASRLPVLQLSGEASDEQRNRIWEEAASGAPVVLVGTYTALLAPLQRVGRIVVIEAGSGTYKLAAGPRLFIPDAARRLAARREVQLVLTDALPSPEMLVWAQDGEESRVRLPTPRQRLHVSDLNGASGWPVGSELTLVLRQVQERGRQAVLLAPRRGFSAAMSCSDCGHTLMCPNCDLALRYHRSSGRLRCHQCGYHAEVPSHCPNCGGSELAPGRAAGTEWVAGAVSRLLPGMAVLRLDSDRQDDLSGLRAGEPGVLVATTAVFRIPPLPRVSLVGVTLFDTHLSLSDFRAAEESMRLLLQLPELAPEGRPLVVVQTFQPEHEALDALADEEPEAAVEAYLERLVERRKRFSYPPFGQLAKVQVSARDRSAAEREALRLAGSLRSAGATEEEVLGPVPAPVTRVRGQYSFLIYLRSGSEERFGELLQGVSRSSSSVRVRLDVDPRDVSEFLE; encoded by the coding sequence GTGCCTCTAGCGGTAGACGTCCTCTTCCCGCTGCCGTTGCCTCCGTTCCGTTTCCTCCAGCCGCTCGACCTGGAGCCTGGACCCGTTGGGGCCAGGGTGGCCGCGCCGTGGCAGGGCGGGGTGAGGATCGGGCTGGTGGTCGGGCTCGAGGAGTTGTCGGCGGGTCAACTCACCGACTACCGCGAGATCATCTCCTGGCTCGACCGGGAACCGTTCGTGGCCCAGGCCGCCCCAGGGCTCCTGCTCGAACTCGCCCGGTCGAGCGGCGCGCCGGCAGGCGTCGTACTCGCCTCGCTACTGCCCCTCGGCCTGCGAGAGGAGCTGGTGCACGAGGTCAGTGCGGTCGAAGGGGCCCAGAGCCCGGGGCTGGTGACGGGTGAGTGGGTAGCCGCAGGAATCCTCGACGCCGCCGAGCTCGACCTCTACCGGCGCCAGGGGATGGTGCGTGAGCGGGTCAGGCAACGGGAGCGCACCGTGAGCCGGCTGGTGGCCGCCCGAGAGCCCGACGAGGGGCTGGTCGGCAAAGCCCAAGCCAACCAGCTCGCGGCCCTGGAGCGGCTCCTCGACCTGGAGAGCGCCGCGAGCGCGGCCGACCTCGCGCGCGACGCCGAGGTTCCCGTGAGCGCGGTGAGGGCGCTGGTGAAGAAGGGGTATGCCGAGTACCGCGACCTCCCCGCTCCCCCCGTCGCCCTGGCGCCGCCGCCGGTCGCCCAGCCTGCGCTCGAGGAGCGCGGGGACACTCTTCCCGAATGCCCGGTCGTGCTCATCAGCGGGGGCGTTCGCCGGCAGAGATTGGAGGCGCTTCTGCCCTCGCTCCTCGCCGACATCGAGGCGGGTCATAGCGTTCTGGTCCTCGCTCCCGAGGGCGCCTTCCTGTCGGCCACGGCCTCGCAGCTCGCGAGTCGACTGCCGGTGCTGCAGCTCTCTGGCGAGGCGAGCGACGAGCAGAGGAACCGCATCTGGGAAGAGGCCGCTTCTGGCGCGCCGGTGGTGCTGGTGGGCACCTACACTGCGCTCCTGGCGCCACTACAGCGAGTCGGAAGGATAGTGGTGATCGAGGCCGGCAGCGGAACCTACAAACTCGCCGCCGGTCCCCGCCTGTTCATTCCCGACGCCGCCCGGCGCCTCGCCGCCCGGCGGGAAGTTCAACTGGTGCTCACCGACGCGTTGCCTTCGCCGGAGATGCTGGTGTGGGCCCAGGATGGTGAGGAATCACGGGTACGCTTGCCCACGCCCAGGCAACGACTGCATGTGAGCGACCTGAACGGAGCGTCCGGTTGGCCGGTAGGCAGCGAGCTCACCCTGGTTCTGCGCCAGGTGCAGGAGCGCGGCCGCCAGGCCGTACTGCTCGCGCCGCGCCGAGGCTTCTCGGCGGCGATGAGTTGCAGCGACTGCGGCCATACCCTCATGTGTCCCAACTGCGATCTGGCGTTGCGCTACCACCGTTCATCCGGCCGGCTGCGATGCCACCAGTGCGGGTATCACGCCGAGGTTCCCTCACACTGCCCGAACTGCGGCGGTTCCGAGCTGGCCCCGGGTCGCGCCGCCGGCACCGAGTGGGTGGCTGGAGCAGTGTCCCGGCTCCTTCCTGGCATGGCCGTGTTGCGCCTCGACAGCGACAGGCAGGATGACCTCAGCGGACTGCGTGCCGGCGAGCCGGGGGTGCTCGTGGCCACCACGGCGGTGTTCCGCATCCCACCCTTGCCACGCGTATCGCTCGTCGGAGTGACCCTCTTCGATACGCACCTGAGCCTTAGTGACTTCCGGGCGGCGGAGGAGAGCATGCGTCTGCTGCTGCAGCTGCCGGAACTCGCCCCGGAGGGGCGGCCGCTCGTGGTGGTGCAGACCTTCCAACCGGAGCACGAGGCGCTCGATGCGCTCGCGGACGAGGAGCCCGAAGCGGCGGTGGAGGCCTATCTGGAGCGGCTGGTGGAGCGGCGGAAGCGTTTCAGTTACCCGCCCTTCGGACAGCTCGCCAAGGTGCAAGTGAGTGCCCGGGATCGCTCGGCTGCCGAGCGGGAGGCTCTGAGGCTGGCCGGCAGCCTCCGCTCCGCCGGGGCAACCGAGGAGGAGGTGCTGGGCCCGGTCCCGGCTCCTGTGACCCGGGTGCGGGGCCAGTATTCGTTCCTGATCTACCTCCGCAGCGGCAGCGAAGAGCGCTTCGGCGAACTCCTGCAAGGAGTCTCGCGATCCTCGTCGAGCGTCCGGGTGCGACTCGACGTCGACCCCCGCGACGTGTCCGAGTTCCTCGAGTGA